The sequence CGATGGTCGCGGAGGCGACGCTGACCCTTCGTCTCCGACCGCTCGAACTCGCGCGCCTGCAGTCCATGCTGGACAGGATCCGCAAGGCAGGCGCCCCAACTGCTCGGCACCAGACTCGCGAGGAGCTTCTGGTCGCCGGACTGGACGCCCTCCTTGCCAGCCTGGAGGTCCCAGAGCGCAGTGCCACTGAAAGCGCCGGCGGCCAGTTGCCACGTGGCAACTCCGCCCCGTCCTATCAGGTGGTGATCTACCGCTGCGAGGTGCGTGGCGCCGCGCGCCTGCCCGATGGGCGAACCCTGGCGCCGGCGGTGGCCGCAACAGCGCGGCGAACCCGATCGCGCTCCGCGCGGCCTGCCATCGACTCCTGCACGAACGCGGCGGGGGGTTTGCTGCTACGCTTCCGGACGCGGGCCTGCCAATGGCGGCCTTGCCGAAGACCGGCTGATTGGCGGTAGGCCGGCCCGTCAAACATCCGCAATGGACGAGGAGCCGCAGGTGCGCTGGCCTGGCGGCGGATCGAAGCCAGGCGGCCGCCACCTTGGACGAGCGCGGCCATCCGCCGCGGCAATTGCCCGCCCGCAAATCGGTGGCGGCGGCCCCGCGCACCTGACTAGAATCAGGCAGGCGCGGCGGCCTCCCCGCCGCGCGGGAGTGCGCGATGTCCCTCAGCCCCCGCCGCATGTACGCCGCCCTCGTCGCCAGCGACGCCGCCTACGACGGCCGCTTCTGGGTGGGCGTGCGCACGACGGGCATCTACTGCCGGCCCTCCTGCCGCGCGCGCAAGCCCCGCTTCGAGAACCTGCGCTTCGCGGCGTCGAGAGAGGAGCTGGCGGCCGCGGGCTTTCGGGCTTGCAAGAAGTGCCATCCCGAAACCTGGCCGGAAACGGCGCCCGCCTGGCTGCCCGTCCTGCTCGAGCACATGCGCGCGCGCTGTCCCGAGCCCG is a genomic window of bacterium containing:
- a CDS encoding methylphosphotriester-DNA--protein-cysteine methyltransferase family protein, which translates into the protein MSLSPRRMYAALVASDAAYDGRFWVGVRTTGIYCRPSCRARKPRFENLRFAASREELAAAGFRACKKCHPETWPETAPAWLPVLLEHMRARCPEPVHEGRLAALAGRDISSVRRAFRRYLGASPMAYQRRLRLLVARERLVAGEDALAVGLACGFDSDSGFRAAFRREFGLTPGALRRGGV